A stretch of Camelina sativa cultivar DH55 chromosome 18, Cs, whole genome shotgun sequence DNA encodes these proteins:
- the LOC104760111 gene encoding heavy metal-associated isoprenylated plant protein 21 codes for MGLRSFISTITYCLFLRYPHRKPNLKSLSHLNYYHTTPMAHPLSLQTIDLKVRMCCSGCERVVKHAIYKLRGVDSVEVNLEMERVTVVGYVERKKVLKAVRRAGKRAEFWPYPDMPRYFTSSDHYFKDTTREFRESYNYYRHGYNLSDRHGHIHVTNRGDDKVSNFFNDDNVHACRLM; via the exons ATGGGTTTGCGCTCCTTCATATCCACCATCACATACTGTTTGTTCCTTCGCTATCCACACAGGAAGCCAAATCTCAAAAGTCTGAGCCACCTCAACTATTACCACACCACGCCAATGGCTCACCCACTTTCTTTACAG ACGATAGACCTGAAAGTAAGGATGTGCTGCAGTGGATGCGAGAGGGTGGTCAAGCATGCCATTTACAAGCTGAGAG GGGTGGACTCGGTGGAGGTGAACCTGGAGATGGAGAGAGTAACGGTGGTTGGGTACGTGGAGAGGAAGAAGGTGCTCAAGGCGGTGAGAAGAGCTGGTAAGCGAGCCGAGTTCTGGCCGTACCCGGACATGCCTCGCTACTTCACTTCCTCCGACCATTACTTCAAAGATACCACCCGTGAGTTCAGGGAGAGCTACAACTACTATCGCCATGGCTACAATCTTAGCGACCGTCATGGTCATATCCATGTTACGAACCGTGGCGACGACAAAGTGAGCAACTTTTTCAATGACGACAACGTCCACGCCTGTCGCCTTATGtga